Genomic segment of Nilaparvata lugens isolate BPH chromosome 6, ASM1435652v1, whole genome shotgun sequence:
CATTGACTAAAGAGGAAAAAAGAGGGAAAAGTCAGTTTCGGAGAAAAAACGGTGAAATTATAGAGAAGTAACAAGTTAAATTTGCTGGAGTttgaaagattatttttcattatttttccaagCAGCCTACACTCAAGGCACTCAGAGACTAGTGACTACtagcatagaaaaaatatatcataagaAGATTGCACAAGagctatttaaatttcaatcatgattgaaacaataattaatcgTAATCAATTTCTAGTGTTTTAGTTCTGGatagttaattttatttcattttcttgagATGAGTGTTGATGAAGGTTTATTAACCTTGATTTGTTGCGTTGTTAAATTCTggcaataaataattgaaaaaaaatcacgaTCAGAGAAGTTTTTTTCCGATAAAAGGTTGGTTCTAGTGAAATTAATCCTCATTttaattcaaccggcttttgcgcctaagaattattaataaaagtcGATTTCAAGCCGTGATTGTAGAAAGTGAGGCGTATGAAATGctgaattttataatttttccacATTAAGTTATGTTTAACTCATATCTTCTTATATTCTAGTTACTATTATTAGGAgatattcttcaattattaagCAATTGAGTTGAGAATAAATGAGAGATATTCACCTGGAAACAATATCTGCTCCTGGCCAGGCGGCAACGGATGGTAGAACCCTCTGTAGTATCCGGGATGTAGGAGAGGTGACACCAGTCTATTGGCGGCCACTACTTGACTCCTGTCGGTGTCTTTACTGGCTGCCATATCGGCCAGCGACCAGATGCGGGGCTTGACGATGCCACTGCTGCCCCCGGGGGCGGTGGGGACCGGGTAGGCGGGGTGGTGGTGCAGGAAGTGCTGGAGGCATTCGGGTGACTCGGGTCGGGATCCACTGCTCCATTCGCTGCCTCCGCCCCCTGGGCCACCTCCGCCGCCCCCGAGGTCGAGGCCGCGCCGTGACGAGGGGCGGTCGCCGTCTTCACTGCTGCCCGTGCCGCTGTCTTTCGAGTCtgcaacaaaaataaataaacatccaTAAATAAAACGATTATTACAATCATTTTTATCACattgtagcatagagaaaaggtagcatggaaagagaaaaagaaactttatttcaccaaaatacaaaatacaaaatcactaTGAAATATTgccaattaataatataataataattgaaatatacatacatgatcatagaaattaaaaataccTTGTACGGAATAAAACACTGTATGCAAATGACCTTGATAACAAGGTCATGTCTGCATTACAGGAGCATCATTGAACAGCAAAAAGTTCTCTAAAGTAAAAAATTAATGATACTTCACATTCCATaatttgtgaaattaattttcgaGCATTGCAGTCTattcttctgtttcttcttcttcttataagTAATGAAACcagaaaaaatatacaaaaacgaAGTTCTACAATctaaaacaaaaacacaaaatataccCTCAATAACAGAAACTAAATCACTGTTATAAGTGAGGTACGGTTTGTCAGGTCAAAAATCCAGTGGTTTCAATAGTATGACATTTATGTAAATATAATGCATGTGAAATCGACATCCAAACAACATACACGGAATCCAACATCTTTACTTAACTCTGAATAAGTCTGGATTCTATGATAACATGATATTCCATATTAAAACCGTTTATGTTCCGAATTCCAAACCGCTTGtttcacacacatcgattttcggacgtacgatttttgccgtccttataaatcccatcagattaaacagattatgtttatcaagttccgttcaatttcGTAAGGTTCATAAGGACGGTAAAGATCAAACGTTTAGAAATCaatgtgtgtaactggctttagaCGACTCCTATAATACGGTTTTGGCAGGTTGAGAGTGTAGACTGTAGAACGGCACAGTTTGAGCGACTACCAGTCAtaatagcttcacaaaaaataactactatgaatatcggcttgagttaacagtgaaatttaaaatataaacgccctttaccatgAAATATCTTCAAATCCCATTTTTATACAACACgcttgtataaaatataatgtaattCAATACGCTTGAATGTATTGAACTATTCATTTaggaaatggaaaaatatgatatgTGATTTCAGAGATTTAAAGATTAGATTTTACTTAATAGATATCATAGATATGATATGATATACAATCTATGAATAGATATCGTAGATTCGGCTTGTATTTCACAATGAAAgataatattttcactatttaaaaTGGGATGCATTCAGTTCCTGATGAGGAGCTCTATCAACCTATTTTACATTGTCAAACAAGTgagtaaatttcataatattgaatttactaCAGAAATACAAGTCGTATCTCTAATAAAATGTTTTGTTGGGGTCAACTTATCTGGAAACACTCGTTCCAGACTCTCATTTGAATTCCTCATTGCTGTCGTTTGAGATTTCCAGAATTGTGGAATTGAATCAGAAGGAATATGATTTCTTATTTTTGTGGTTGTAGATCATTCTCAAGAACCTGTTATTTGGGAATTAAATTAGAGGAAATAAGAGGTAACGTACATGGATGTTGTTCATCATCATGCTAGAACACCTTTCATtccatgaataaatttcaaataatccgATGCAAACCCATGCACAACACCGTAGCTTTGTTTCCCACCATCCACGGCGTGTCTACGAGTTTTTTCCTCATTCAAATGAAACCAGGCAATTGTAGCTGTGCCATGTTACCGGCGCAAGTTCAAATTATAACCGTGAATTCGACATGTTCTGCCCAAAATCTCTAAACAATGGTGCAATTAAAATTGTCGATTCAAAAAATGCTGACACTGAAACAACGCGCCAACTATTGTTAGTCTCAGCCTTAAATTAGGCGCACACAAAATAACAATCGAATTCCTGAATACCGCACATAAATTCTCGCGCATAAAAATGCGCCCAACAAAAATCTCCGAATATTATGCCGCGTATTGTTCGTGTAAAGGCCTGCTATTGTTTAGGCTCGCACGACACTCAATTTAATTCCTTGGTCCAGTAATTACATCGAAAAAGAATGAATGAAACGGACCGATCAGCTGATTATTATTCACAGGAAACTCACACAGAATTAACAAGCCTTGCATTGAAGAAGCGATGAGTTCTGTTGGTAGATAGCACCTTGCTTTCATGCGTTACATGAAGGTTTTACTAGGATTTTAAACAACATTATTTGGGAAGAAATTGTTTCATGGTTTCAATCCAGgtttgggcgtaagcctgtggtacttctctgtaagttgtgtaagtctgaatgattgaattgaattagatGTTTCACACAGCAAGGTTATGTATCCTATTTATGTATTAGAAACATGTCTTCAAAACTTTCGATATGTATCAGAAACTTATGGAGTATTCATCAGATTCACTTAGTATTAGAATAGAAACATATCCTAGAAACaatctatttttttcatttatttatttataatttctacaaggaagcactgattgggagagaaaaagtaAGGATACTcattgtactatttctctcccaaatttagataacaagattttaaatctataaatttaaatctagtttttttttcgaAGCTTACTgaatattcatcaaaatgcCTATGCCTATCAAAAACATATCCTTGAAACCTTGATAATTATCAAAAACTTACGGAATATGTATTAAAAAAACGAGGATCCTACGAAAACGTGGATCACTCCCAAAACGGGAACCTGACGTTCCGATTTTATGGACGTAGAAGGAAATTGGACGAACCAAAAAATTGTAACACTAATAATTCATGGCATATTTTGAATAAGGTGTCCATGTAAAATGAATCTAATGTCCTACTTGGATTCAGAAAACATACTGTATTTCATCGTTTTCGATATTGCTGAAtaagtgagttgtgtttttctgactctaatattttgttaaattacgcaaataataataatatcgtgtgaccttgctggctgaggtctggtgtcagagttgttaggtcgcaactgatcaatttcagggcctctgacatgacctaacgactgcttcttagacagccgggaccgacggcttaatgtgtccatccgaaacacgcaaaaaattccaattaatggtgattagAGTGTAAGTTATTTCATGTTTTATCTAGTTTTTCAAGCGTTAAAATCAAAAATTCTCAGTTTTTGTTGTTtataagtaaaaatgtactaaatttcaaaacaaagttGAATCACAACCCTATTTCGAACTTTCAAAAtgtaatctaaatttggaagagaaattgCTCAAGGAGTATCCTCAGTATTTCTCTGTCGGTCAGTCCCCTcttgtaaaaatgataaatgaataataaaaagagaACCAATTCTCGATCTAGAATATAGAATTGAGGAATTGCTGAATTATCCTATTGTGGATGGACAGAAGAGCAATAAAAGTATGCAACTCCACAATATCTAAACGTCCCCTATTACAATGTATGTACAGTGTTACCGTAAACACATTTATAACAGTTGTCAGTTGTTAGAGCACCATCCTAACAATTCTCCATTTTGGTTTGCACTTTCTGAAGCCCCTGACGAAGGGGAGCTGACTAAACCCCCAGTTGTTAGGTGATAAGTAGGCACCCCAAACCGCACAAAATAAATATCATTTGATAGTCAGCATGTcgtattaattttattaaatgtgCATCTGTCTATCCTAACTTCCTAGGATGGCCTcgtaataaataatatggaatTACGTCTTTCACTTTGATTGTTCGGAACGGCAGGGTGCTTAACAGTTGtccttcctctctctcactctctcttacccGTCTCTCACTGGAGAGTATTGTAACATGATAGTCGGTAATGGTTCCGAATAGGGTGTGGGGTGGGGAGAGATAGgtcttttgaaaaaatcatccaTTTTGTACATCTGGTTTAGATATCGTACCATCCACACTCACCCTTCGCCCCTATTACGGCTTATTATCAAAAATAGTACCCCAACGGTTTTTTGTAGATGACCTATTCGAGTAGTACGCCATTGATTCAAAGTTCTACCGCTGGAGGCTTGTTTCTAACTATCTGTATATCTGGGAGGCAATGGTTAATATCTTGTATTTTCGTAtttgagaattcaaattctatttttcaattatatattgaaatatttttttctataatataaatatcataatttgatattttatattaataaaatattataatttttcaattatataaatgTTTTCTGTGTTATCTATTCATTATTACCCATCAATAATTGGAACTATGAATTGAGAACACTTTTGGAGTGAAAAAGCATTCTGTGATACATCTATTTTACGATAATTATCGAAGAAACTCCACAATCATAAGTACCCCAAACTCAAAAATGATCTCCTATTTTGTTTGCTCAACACAGAATTCAATGTAGCCCATTCAACAATCCGTAGGCTAACTgataaatcatattattcatCGTTTGAATCCAACATAGTCCAGAGCAAATAAGTCCATAACAACTCCCAAACAATACTCATTTGAAATAGGCTTTAATGTATTCCACTTTATTCGAATAATAAACTAACATCCAGCGGGAAATCCCGATAATTTTCCGATTAATCTCCTGGGAATAATGCTTTATTTATGTAACACATGTTAACACACACATTAATGGAAGTGATACATGTGTCCGgttgtatttcaaatttatcgCAATGTATGAAATAATgctattctaatttatttatgtatgggATAATGGTTAGAGTATGAGAGCGTAGCCTATTGGTTATCAAATCAAGCAATGCTTCATGAGATGACAGCGTGTTTTGTTATCGCATTAATCAGAAACTTCAATGCGAGGTTATTTGAATGTGTATAGAATCTCCATCATTCtggatatttaatttttgaaaattttgtaacgGAACCCAGGCTTCAGTAGGAAATGAACTGATTACGATTTTGATTTATgatgagagaaaaatgaaatgttGAGGAACTCACCTAAATTATCCTTAGGATCCGCGCTCTTCCTCCCGCTATTATCATCGTTGTTGTTATCCTCGTCTTCCACTCTATTCCTTGGCTCCCAGGTcatcttgttctccttcttgaGCCTCCTGCGGGCGTTGGCGAACCAGGTGGAGACCTGGGTGAGGGTCATCTTGGTGATGATGGCCAACATGATCTTCTCGCCCTTGGTCGGGTAGGGGTTCTTCTTGTGCTCGTTCAGCCACGCCTTAAGGGTTGACGTTGTTTCCCGCGTCGCGTTTTTCCGACGCGCGCCGTTTAGGTCGATGCCGTATCTGGAAAAAAGGAAAGCGGAAAATTGTGGTCAAAAAACTGTGATAGATGTTGGTGGAGTCAGTCACGGACTTGATTTTCACATCAGTGTCGTTTGTTACatgaacaaattgaaataaatattaagccgtgtccacacttgttcgacatacatgtttggcaaacatgtttgttgaggagctcagggacaaacattttgaaaagtttgGATAATCATTGTTTCTCAAACAAAAATCTACTGTTTTTCCGAACATTTTCAGatttgacagctgtaaaacataaaaccttcccacttacaaatatttaattCGGTGaagcgtccacactggccaagggcaaacattgtttgtcaaacataataaaatttgcccaaactgtttcaacaagcATGTTTATctaacatttgttcagtgtggacacggctaaaaatttataatattattataattataatatgtattCCTATTCTATTATctcattaatttcaaaggggaatttaattatattttataaatacaagaaaatatcccagaattcatacattttataatataaatgttAATACAAATATATGAGtcaataagtgtataagccaatgaAACTATTGTGAATCATAATCACAATgaatcaaatcgaaaaaaacGAATTATAGTTGGAAATAGTTGAAACATTTTGGTTGGAATTAGGTTGGAAAGACTTGGTTGAAGTGTGGATAACAATTTTCAAACTGATTTTCAAGATGGTTATGCCATAAAGGAAAAGAAGATAGGAAAGAAGGcctaagaagatatcccatggcataagtcgtttatgttcaaaattaCAAGCCGATTTCAGGACTCTCTAGGTCTTCTCTCACACCActtgagagaaagaaagaagaagtagTTTTGGAGTAATTGATATAAATTAAGTAATTTTTGGTGGTTTCTGTACAGTTTTTCTTTCCTGACTTTTGAGTTTCCCATAAACTTTTCAGTTTgccattattttctttttaaagaaaagatagcataagaagatatcccatggtatagtttGTTTATGTTCAAGTTCAAGTTTCAAGCCAATTACTGACgactactgtcgattattacAGTTTTGGTCAGGAGACCGTGTAAGAGCggcggcacagtatgagagactaccagcggcACATAGCTTCACGAGAAAGAAGTACTTGGACTTGAGTTaatagtgaaatttggaacatagacgccctataccatggaatatctttttatgctattTTATCTCTATGGAATAACTTCATTGAAATCAGTTTTACAATATTGTTTAACCTTATTCCAACCAAAACCGTtggtatattttttctatggtcACGCACTAAATGAGAAATTAGTTGAATACCAAATTCGAATACATACTGGTCTGGTATAATCATTTTTACACTACTCAAGATACAAgaatttgatattaatttcattctAATATATATTAGTAATTCAAGATGATCTCAATACTTGTGTCATAACAGTCACAGTAACATGTATAATCTCATTCCCAAGCTTATAAATATTGAAGAACTACCTTCCAAAAACGACttccatttgaataaattcatgatTCGCGAGGACGCAAAGACGTCACGTTTCATCCCAATTAACTTGAAGCCTACACAAATTTCGTCGAGTCTTACGAAATCTTGTTCAGTTTCTGGTTCACGTAGATTTATTTCATAGTCTGAATAATTTCGACTCTTATAAAGCCATGGAAGAATAAGATGTAGGTTGACATAGATAGAATTATGAGCTCAGTAGTAACATAGCTGGAACTATGTCAGTTGCATAGATTTGGACAATTTAATGAATGTAGGTTATGCACGTAAGTTGAATAGAGTTATTTGAGCAATATGAACTAGATACTCATGTTTAATAAGTTTATTTGAATCTATTCAGACCTAGTTACTCGTTGGatcatgaacattattcttTGATTTCATTTAACAGAACTGGAACTATTTTTAGTGTATTTATTACCGTTAGATCATGAACATTCCTCTTAGATATTCATCCAACAGAACTGGATCTGATACTTAAGTGGATTCATTATATAATCACCGGTACGCATATTATGTTTTTGAAACAGTCGTATAATTTTACTGTTTGGTCAATGTATTCTTATTTGTGCGActaatttttccttcaaatttcaacaTATCTTGGCCTTCAGAATATATAGGCTAAtattctcttttctgtataggactactaatataaatagaaataagacTCTCAGTGTCCtttttttttgatgaaataattcaaaaaaggtactgagatttttatttctatttctatataatattcttTTATAGCTCTACTGTGAGAATCAACTGTTCATCttcttgtcttttttctttagggctactcttaaatataaataaaactgGAAATCTAAATACCCTTCAATTTATTTActcaaaaaattattcatttttattttcgaatcgattgataatggcattatatagccgaaacatattgtgagtaaataattttgaaaagggtagttatatttctatttttatgatATTCATGTTCATCTTCTTTTTTGTTAGAAGTAGTTCAGTGAATTAGTTTGTGTTTCATTTTTGGTTCAAAATTTctcttaataactcaatattttcaagttctgagggtatattgaatgtaatcattctattatactTGGTTTTTAGTCAAATCAAAtccaaaatttctagtttatttatttctggactgaaaagtggactcaaatcaatttaaGTCgataacataacctataattttcattcattcatagctctacctttattgtattataattcatcccatcatcatcacctaggcttgaaatacttctagaaagtcgcctttgtgaaataataaaaataaattgttataaCGTTGAAAATTCTTCAATCTTTTATGTGGTTTGTCACCGTATTTTCCACCACGCGCTTTATAGTATTTTGATTGAACCAACATCATTCCGTCAACCCTAAACAATCTACATAATTTTTCGAGAGGGAATTGGACGTTCAtttgagttgagtagttgaaaAATTGTGCATTATTCTTTTCGTGAATATCCACTGCAATTTTCAACAATACACATCACCATTTTTGATTGGTTCAACATCTTAGCACAGTCATATCACTGCAtcctgtcagcattgattggatGAAAGGCATTGATGTTGTACACAAGGATtcctgacagttttaagtgaatatCTCTGACTAAACCAACACGACAATCTCAAAAACAATTTGCATTTGAATCCAAGAAATCTGTTCCGCCTCACAGAACTCAAAACACATACTCAACACTTCTTTCTTTGCACACACGTGATTTTTTCGAGCTACCCCTATTTTTAATTGGACAGAAATCAAAGGGTGGGGTTCCAAGAGGGGTGGTTGGAGCACACAATGAGAAAAATACTACAAAAAGGGTCGACTAAAATGTATCAGCTGGAAAATATACACAGAAGGACGAGTGTTAGAATGTATGAGATAGGAAATACAGGAAGGGTGTTAGAATGTATGAGATAGGAAATACAGGAAGGGTGAACGTTGAAAATGAAATCGGTGTGAAATATAAAACCGGTAAACAAGTATAAACAGAGTTTGAGATAATGATGTTGATTATTGTATTAGGGTTTTAGGATAGGGTTGGACAATACCGTAATAAATGTAGGATGCTTGGCGGATTGATGGAAGGGTTTTGATAGAAGCCAAATACTGGAGTGAGAGCTTGATACATAGACACAGTGAGAGCaagaaagatgaagatatacaaagagagagagggatgaGGAAGAGATAGAATACAGAGGGTATGTGAGAGAGAATAAAAGAgatagaaaaagagagagtgagagtgagaaggAGTGACGgaaagagagtgaaagagaggggaagagagagactggatgagagagagagagaaaggatcCATAAGTGGTAGCAGATGAAAGTACAGTTTCATGAAGGTA
This window contains:
- the LOC111059383 gene encoding homeobox protein araucan, coding for SAFLFSRYGIDLNGARRKNATRETTSTLKAWLNEHKKNPYPTKGEKIMLAIITKMTLTQVSTWFANARRRLKKENKMTWEPRNRVEDEDNNNDDNSGRKSADPKDNLDSKDSGTGSSEDGDRPSSRRGLDLGGGGGGPGGGGSEWSSGSRPESPECLQHFLHHHPAYPVPTAPGGSSGIVKPRIWSLADMAASKDTDRSQVVAANRLVSPLLHPGYYRGFYHPLPPGQEQILFPGAPTSVAAVVAAAAAAGVQSQHSVATPLGLNVATGASSSSSSSSTERETAKTASTAASEHRA